A window of Pedobacter lusitanus contains these coding sequences:
- a CDS encoding aspartate aminotransferase family protein, protein MNLFDVYPLNDIEIVKASGSTVWDAKGQEYLDLYGGHAVISIGHTHPHYVKRLTDQLNKVGFYSNSVKIPLQVELAEKLGKVSGKTDFQLFLCNSGAEANENALKLASFYNGRKKVIAFTGAFHGRTSLAVSATDNPKIIAPVNSTENVVFLPFNDEEALKQAFAAYGEEISAVIIEGIQGVGGIREASVSFLKLIRVLCDQYNAVYIADSVQCGYGRTGLFYSHDYAGVNADVYTMAKGMGNGFPVAGIAIAPKFTAWHSMLGTTFGGNHLACAAALAVLEIMEQDQLMENAAKTGDYLITELRKIEEIREVRGRGLMIGIELPEELAQVKKNLLFKHFIFTGEAKPNVIRLLPALNLTKAQADQFLEKFKIAIKG, encoded by the coding sequence ATGAACTTATTCGATGTATACCCTTTAAATGATATAGAAATTGTAAAAGCCTCTGGTAGTACCGTATGGGATGCTAAAGGACAGGAATATCTTGACCTTTATGGCGGTCATGCCGTAATTTCTATCGGGCATACCCACCCTCATTATGTAAAACGTCTGACCGATCAGCTGAACAAGGTTGGTTTCTATTCTAATTCAGTCAAAATACCTTTGCAGGTAGAACTGGCTGAGAAATTAGGTAAAGTATCAGGAAAGACTGATTTCCAGTTATTTCTATGTAATTCTGGTGCCGAGGCAAATGAAAATGCTTTAAAACTGGCATCTTTCTATAACGGAAGAAAGAAAGTTATAGCTTTCACGGGCGCTTTCCATGGCAGAACGTCTCTTGCTGTTTCTGCTACGGACAATCCGAAAATTATTGCACCTGTAAATAGTACAGAAAATGTAGTTTTTCTTCCTTTCAATGATGAGGAAGCACTTAAACAGGCTTTCGCTGCTTATGGCGAAGAAATCAGTGCTGTAATTATCGAAGGTATACAAGGCGTTGGTGGCATCAGAGAAGCTTCTGTAAGCTTCCTGAAGCTTATCCGTGTTTTATGTGATCAGTATAATGCAGTTTATATTGCAGACAGTGTACAGTGTGGTTATGGCAGAACAGGATTGTTCTATTCTCATGATTATGCAGGCGTAAATGCCGATGTATATACTATGGCTAAGGGGATGGGAAATGGCTTTCCGGTAGCCGGAATTGCTATAGCACCTAAGTTTACAGCATGGCATTCTATGCTTGGAACTACTTTTGGTGGTAATCACCTGGCTTGTGCAGCAGCTCTGGCTGTGCTGGAAATTATGGAGCAGGATCAGCTGATGGAAAATGCAGCTAAAACCGGAGACTATCTGATCACAGAACTCAGAAAGATTGAAGAAATCCGTGAAGTAAGAGGACGTGGATTAATGATTGGAATTGAACTTCCTGAAGAACTTGCACAGGTAAAAAAGAATCTGCTATTTAAGCACTTTATCTTTACAGGAGAGGCCAAACCTAATGTGATCAGATTGCTGCCTGCACTGAATCTGACTAAAGCACAGGCAGATCAATTTTTAGAAAAATTTAAAATTGCTATAAAAGGATGA
- a CDS encoding acetylornithine carbamoyltransferase, which produces MNQFTSVNDVEDISQLVKDALALKSNPYADQQLGKNKTLGLVFLNPSLRTRLSTQKAAINLGMSVMVMNMDKEGWALETEDGVVMNGSTVEHIREAAAVMGQYCDILGLRSFPKLVSREEDYNEDFFNKFIQYCGVPVVSLESATRHPLQSLADLVTIRETWKGEAKPKVVLAWAPHIKALPQAVPNSFAEWMCKAQQEDMLDFTIVQPAGYELAEDFTSGAHITHNLQEALEGADYIYVKNWSSYKEYGKILPYPEGWMLNNELLKGTNQARVMHCLPVRRDLELSSEVLDGPNSLVIQEAGNRLWAAQAVLKGLLQKLS; this is translated from the coding sequence ATGAACCAGTTCACTTCAGTAAATGATGTTGAAGACATCAGCCAGTTGGTAAAGGATGCCCTCGCATTAAAAAGTAATCCCTATGCAGATCAGCAGCTGGGAAAAAATAAAACTCTTGGACTTGTGTTTCTGAATCCAAGTTTGCGTACCCGTTTAAGTACCCAGAAAGCTGCTATTAACTTAGGTATGAGTGTAATGGTGATGAATATGGATAAAGAGGGGTGGGCACTGGAAACTGAAGACGGCGTAGTGATGAATGGCAGTACTGTTGAGCACATTCGTGAAGCAGCAGCAGTAATGGGCCAGTATTGTGATATTCTGGGATTGCGCTCTTTCCCAAAACTGGTTAGCAGAGAAGAAGATTATAATGAAGATTTCTTTAATAAGTTTATTCAGTACTGCGGTGTTCCCGTAGTGAGTCTGGAAAGTGCTACCCGTCACCCATTACAAAGTCTGGCAGATCTGGTAACAATCAGAGAAACCTGGAAAGGTGAGGCTAAACCCAAAGTAGTTTTAGCCTGGGCACCGCATATCAAGGCTTTGCCACAGGCGGTACCTAATTCTTTTGCAGAATGGATGTGTAAGGCGCAGCAGGAAGATATGCTGGATTTTACTATTGTTCAGCCTGCAGGTTATGAGCTTGCAGAAGATTTTACTTCTGGTGCTCATATTACCCATAACCTGCAGGAAGCATTGGAAGGTGCAGATTATATCTATGTGAAAAACTGGTCAAGTTATAAAGAGTACGGTAAAATCCTCCCTTATCCGGAAGGATGGATGCTGAATAATGAACTTTTAAAAGGCACCAATCAGGCTAGAGTGATGCATTGTCTGCCGGTGAGAAGAGATCTGGAGCTTTCATCTGAAGTCCTGGACGGACCAAATTCTTTGGTGATTCAGGAGGCTGGAAATCGTTTATGGGCTGCACAGGCAGTTTTGAAAGGTCTGCTACAAAAGCTATCTTAG
- a CDS encoding alpha/beta fold hydrolase, giving the protein MKRISLLFCALCFTALTFAQQKTIDSQTDGKYITVNGAKLWVVTVGQGDPLIFIAGGPGGAHPGLRSFDPLADAGHQLIYFDGFGRGKSDTAKVVSDYSLQRDIEDIEGLRKALKLTKISLLGHSYGGLVAQGYAIKYPGNVSHLILANTFHSYVMWQENDDNSNHEIKTNYPEVWADLMKIREQGAVSSDAAHQEIYGRVPYGFLYAYNPAKFAGRGGKPYPNSMNTKLYYQMVGKDGDFYVGSDIGTFDFRKQLKDLKMPVLVIGGRFDRVATPWMMVKYKEYCPQAQFVMFEKSGHNPQVEEPEKEFPLINEFLKK; this is encoded by the coding sequence ATGAAACGAATAAGCCTTTTATTTTGTGCGTTATGCTTTACCGCACTGACATTTGCTCAGCAAAAAACTATAGACAGCCAGACCGATGGTAAATATATTACTGTCAACGGGGCTAAATTATGGGTAGTAACTGTAGGGCAGGGTGATCCGCTGATATTTATTGCTGGCGGGCCAGGCGGAGCACATCCGGGACTGAGAAGTTTTGATCCACTGGCCGATGCCGGTCATCAGTTGATTTATTTTGACGGATTTGGGAGGGGAAAATCAGATACTGCAAAAGTCGTGTCAGATTATAGTTTACAAAGAGATATTGAAGATATAGAAGGATTAAGAAAAGCTTTGAAATTAACTAAGATTTCACTTTTAGGACATTCTTATGGTGGATTAGTAGCACAGGGTTACGCGATTAAATATCCGGGCAATGTAAGTCACCTGATCCTGGCTAATACCTTTCACAGTTATGTGATGTGGCAGGAAAATGATGATAATTCTAATCATGAGATCAAAACCAATTATCCTGAGGTCTGGGCTGATCTGATGAAAATCAGAGAGCAGGGAGCAGTTTCCAGCGATGCCGCGCATCAGGAAATTTATGGCAGGGTTCCTTATGGATTTTTGTATGCCTATAACCCTGCAAAGTTTGCCGGCCGTGGAGGAAAACCCTATCCGAACAGTATGAATACCAAACTTTATTACCAGATGGTAGGTAAAGATGGTGATTTTTATGTGGGAAGCGATATCGGAACTTTTGATTTCAGAAAACAGTTAAAGGATTTAAAGATGCCGGTTTTAGTAATTGGTGGTCGTTTTGACAGAGTTGCGACTCCCTGGATGATGGTTAAGTATAAAGAATACTGCCCGCAGGCGCAATTTGTTATGTTTGAAAAATCCGGCCATAATCCACAGGTTGAAGAGCCTGAAAAAGAATTCCCATTAATCAACGAGTTCCTTAAAAAATAA
- the argB gene encoding acetylglutamate kinase, with product MKQLTVIKIGGNVIDNAEKLNQFLVDFTALPGDKILVHGGGKIATELGTSLGIEPKLVDGRRITDIETLRVVTMVYAGLINKNMVAQLQAKGCNAIGLSGADGNVIRAVKRPVKETDFGYVGDLDENSVAVDTLDNLLKSKLIPVLCAITHNGESQLLNTNADTIASAVAVAMASVYDTRLVYCFEKKGVLRDVEDEKSLVTEIRKDDFERLQTEGVISGGMIPKLHNAFEAIRQGVKAVYIGKADELPQIDTLGFGTRLID from the coding sequence ATGAAGCAGCTGACAGTTATAAAAATAGGTGGAAATGTAATCGACAACGCAGAGAAGCTGAACCAGTTTCTGGTAGATTTTACAGCTTTACCCGGAGATAAGATACTGGTTCACGGAGGCGGTAAGATTGCTACCGAATTAGGAACCTCTCTGGGGATTGAGCCTAAACTGGTAGATGGCAGAAGGATTACCGACATTGAGACACTTCGTGTGGTCACCATGGTTTATGCCGGACTGATCAATAAAAATATGGTTGCACAGTTACAGGCCAAAGGCTGTAATGCAATCGGATTAAGTGGTGCAGACGGGAATGTAATCAGGGCCGTAAAACGTCCGGTGAAGGAAACAGATTTTGGTTATGTTGGTGACCTGGATGAAAATTCTGTAGCTGTGGATACCCTGGATAATCTGCTTAAAAGTAAACTTATTCCTGTTTTATGTGCCATAACACATAATGGAGAAAGCCAGTTACTAAATACAAATGCAGATACCATTGCCTCTGCTGTAGCTGTGGCAATGGCTTCTGTTTATGATACACGTCTGGTTTACTGTTTTGAGAAAAAGGGTGTTTTAAGAGATGTGGAAGATGAAAAGTCACTCGTTACAGAAATCAGAAAAGATGATTTTGAAAGATTGCAGACAGAGGGCGTAATTTCTGGTGGAATGATCCCTAAACTGCACAATGCATTTGAAGCCATCAGACAAGGAGTTAAGGCTGTCTATATTGGTAAAGCAGATGAACTGCCACAGATTGATACACTGGGTTTCGGAACCCGATTAATAGATTGA
- the proC gene encoding pyrroline-5-carboxylate reductase translates to MGKFTRRIAILGSGNIGLSLAKGLVKADYVEANQITLTRRTLSRLKEFADLGYQISADNAAAVAAADVIVLAVLPQQLNQLMEQISGTIDTKRHVVISVASGVSCAAIREKLGEHLEVIRAMPNTAIAIGQSMTCVATDNASEEHVTEVTTMFETVGAVVKINEDLMTAATALCACGIAFFLRGIRAASQGGVEIGFHADEALKMAVQTAKGAADLLLQMKSHPEQEIDKVTSPKGCTIAGLNEMEHNGYSSSLIKGIKLSAVKAGALYTKE, encoded by the coding sequence ATGGGAAAATTTACCAGAAGGATAGCCATACTTGGCAGCGGAAACATTGGACTTTCGTTGGCTAAGGGATTAGTTAAAGCGGATTACGTAGAAGCTAACCAGATTACACTGACCAGGAGGACGCTGAGCCGTTTGAAAGAATTTGCTGACCTGGGTTATCAGATCAGTGCTGATAATGCAGCAGCTGTAGCAGCTGCCGATGTGATTGTTCTGGCAGTTTTGCCTCAGCAGCTGAATCAGCTGATGGAGCAGATATCCGGCACAATAGACACCAAAAGACATGTTGTTATTTCGGTAGCTTCAGGCGTAAGCTGTGCTGCTATCCGTGAAAAATTGGGGGAACATTTAGAAGTGATCCGCGCAATGCCGAATACAGCTATTGCCATTGGTCAGTCTATGACTTGTGTGGCTACAGATAATGCTTCAGAAGAACATGTAACCGAAGTAACAACAATGTTTGAAACTGTTGGCGCTGTGGTGAAGATCAATGAAGACCTGATGACTGCGGCAACGGCCCTGTGTGCCTGTGGTATTGCCTTTTTCTTAAGAGGAATCCGTGCAGCTTCACAAGGTGGGGTTGAGATTGGTTTTCATGCAGATGAGGCACTGAAAATGGCTGTTCAGACGGCCAAAGGAGCTGCAGATCTGCTGTTGCAAATGAAATCGCATCCTGAACAGGAAATTGATAAAGTAACATCGCCAAAGGGATGTACTATTGCTGGTCTGAATGAAATGGAACACAATGGGTATAGCTCATCCCTGATTAAAGGCATTAAGCTTTCGGCTGTAAAAGCGGGAGCATTATATACAAAAGAATAA
- a CDS encoding M20 family metallo-hydrolase gives MIETLQKDSLELLKNLISIQSFSKEEEKTADLIGQFLQERQIKIHRKLNNIWAYNKHFDAGKPTVLLNSHHDTVKPNSGYTRDPYEPKIEDGKLYGLGSNDAGGCLVSLIATFLYFYEQEGLTYNICLAATAEEEISGNNGLECIIPDLGELEFAIVGEPTEMNLAIAERGLLVLDCTVTGKAGHAAREEGDNAIYKALKDIEWFRNYRFAKVSEVFGPLKMSVTIINAGSQHNVVPATCTFTVDVRVTDAYSNEEVLRIIRTNVDCEVKARSVRLKPSSIDKDHPLVQSGVAMGRTTYGSPTTSDQALLSIPSVKVGPGDSARSHMADEYVFVNEVAEGIKLYIDMLKPVISGK, from the coding sequence ATGATAGAGACGCTGCAAAAAGATAGTTTGGAATTGTTAAAGAATCTGATCAGTATTCAATCCTTCAGTAAAGAAGAAGAGAAAACGGCTGATCTGATCGGGCAATTTTTGCAGGAACGACAAATTAAAATACACCGTAAGCTGAATAATATCTGGGCTTACAACAAACATTTCGATGCCGGTAAACCTACAGTGCTTTTAAATTCACATCATGATACGGTAAAGCCAAATTCAGGTTATACAAGAGATCCTTATGAACCGAAAATAGAAGATGGGAAACTATACGGACTGGGGAGTAATGATGCAGGAGGTTGTCTGGTTTCGCTGATTGCAACTTTCCTTTACTTCTATGAACAGGAGGGATTGACCTATAATATCTGTCTGGCTGCTACTGCTGAAGAAGAGATATCAGGAAATAATGGTCTGGAATGTATTATCCCTGATTTGGGTGAGTTGGAGTTTGCTATTGTTGGTGAGCCTACAGAAATGAATCTTGCCATCGCAGAAAGAGGGTTACTGGTCCTGGATTGTACAGTTACAGGAAAAGCAGGCCATGCCGCGAGAGAAGAAGGGGATAATGCTATTTATAAGGCATTAAAAGATATTGAATGGTTCAGAAACTATCGTTTTGCAAAAGTCTCTGAAGTTTTCGGCCCTTTAAAGATGTCGGTTACCATTATCAACGCCGGCTCTCAGCATAACGTAGTACCGGCAACCTGTACATTTACAGTGGATGTGCGGGTAACCGATGCCTACAGTAATGAAGAAGTATTGAGAATTATCCGTACAAATGTTGACTGTGAAGTAAAAGCGCGGTCTGTCCGGTTAAAACCTTCATCAATTGATAAAGACCATCCGCTTGTTCAGTCGGGCGTTGCAATGGGCAGAACCACTTATGGTTCACCTACGACCTCAGATCAGGCTTTACTGAGTATTCCGTCTGTAAAGGTCGGTCCCGGTGATTCTGCACGTTCGCATATGGCTGATGAATATGTTTTTGTTAACGAGGTTGCTGAAGGTATAAAACTATACATTGATATGCTTAAACCGGTTATCAGCGGTAAATAG
- the argH gene encoding argininosuccinate lyase, which yields MKIWQKNIEVNKDIESFTVGKDRELDLQMAAFDVLGSLAHVEMLESIGLLTAAELAEIQRELKNIYAEIEAGEFKIEDTVEDVHSQVEWLLTQRIGEAGKKIHSGRSRNDQVLVDLKLFFRDRIEEMVSNSAVLFQQLITLSNTHKDKLLPGYTHLQIAMPSSFGLWFGAYAESLVDDMEMMLAAWKICNKNPLGSAAGYGSSFPLNRTMTTNLLGFENLNYNVVYAQMGRGKTERVLAQAMSSVAATLAKMAMDVCLFINQNFGFIKFPDELTTGSSIMPHKKNPDVFELIRSRCNKIQALPNEIAMMTTNLPSGYHRDLQLLKENLFPSIVSLNECLEMTTYMLQHISLKDDILADKKYAYLFSVEVVNDLALKGIPFREAYQIVGETIENGTFVPGVKVNHTHEGSIGNLCNPEIEAMMETILDQFNFEKTKSAIQSLLA from the coding sequence ATGAAGATCTGGCAAAAAAATATTGAAGTAAATAAAGATATTGAGAGTTTTACTGTTGGTAAAGACAGAGAACTGGATTTACAAATGGCAGCTTTTGATGTGCTGGGTTCTCTTGCACATGTAGAGATGCTGGAAAGTATCGGTTTACTTACAGCTGCAGAACTGGCAGAGATACAAAGAGAGCTTAAAAATATTTACGCTGAAATCGAAGCCGGAGAGTTTAAGATTGAAGATACTGTGGAGGATGTGCATTCGCAGGTGGAGTGGTTACTGACCCAGCGTATTGGTGAAGCAGGTAAAAAAATTCATAGCGGAAGATCCCGTAATGACCAGGTACTGGTTGACCTGAAATTATTTTTCAGAGACAGAATTGAAGAAATGGTGAGTAATTCCGCCGTGTTATTTCAGCAGCTTATTACACTGAGTAATACCCATAAAGATAAACTGCTGCCTGGTTATACGCATTTGCAGATTGCTATGCCCTCGTCTTTTGGACTTTGGTTTGGTGCTTATGCCGAAAGTCTGGTAGATGATATGGAAATGATGCTGGCTGCCTGGAAAATCTGTAATAAAAACCCTTTGGGTTCTGCTGCAGGTTATGGTTCTTCTTTTCCGTTGAACAGGACTATGACTACAAATCTTCTGGGTTTTGAAAACCTGAATTATAATGTGGTTTATGCGCAGATGGGCAGAGGGAAAACAGAGAGAGTTCTGGCTCAGGCGATGTCGTCCGTAGCTGCAACCCTGGCAAAAATGGCTATGGATGTCTGTTTGTTTATCAATCAGAACTTTGGTTTTATTAAGTTTCCGGATGAGCTGACTACCGGTTCAAGCATTATGCCGCATAAAAAGAATCCTGATGTATTTGAACTGATCCGTTCAAGATGTAATAAGATCCAGGCTTTGCCAAATGAAATTGCCATGATGACCACTAATCTGCCATCAGGTTATCATCGCGACCTGCAATTATTGAAAGAAAATCTTTTTCCATCTATTGTGTCGTTAAACGAATGTCTGGAAATGACAACATATATGTTACAGCATATCTCTCTTAAAGACGATATTCTGGCAGATAAAAAATATGCTTACCTGTTTAGTGTAGAGGTTGTTAATGATTTGGCTTTAAAAGGAATTCCTTTCAGAGAAGCTTACCAGATAGTAGGAGAGACGATTGAAAATGGTACCTTTGTACCGGGAGTTAAAGTAAATCATACGCATGAGGGCAGTATAGGAAATCTATGCAATCCGGAGATTGAAGCCATGATGGAGACTATTCTCGACCAGTTTAATTTTGAAAAAACCAAGTCAGCTATTCAAAGTTTGCTGGCTTAA